A part of Rhipicephalus microplus isolate Deutch F79 unplaced genomic scaffold, USDA_Rmic scaffold_252, whole genome shotgun sequence genomic DNA contains:
- the LOC142792870 gene encoding uncharacterized protein LOC142792870 isoform X1, with product MTGAGSTQFDTNEVKKLFERGLGLEGIGREIHWQTSTFMKHGADLSYTSISDTDAPVLPRMLNIGLPVRELSVLSISVAAFKVVFEGLEECPCLKKLCVFVECENNNIGTTLSKAFRIRSLHTLELRCHNTGTRFAKDVADCIRQNKTLRNLILRNSCGGDEGAAVIINALAVNDTLKMFRLREMELSSDTFVVFAEMLATNLTLQLVNLSYVCTAEKDKVCWLLAQKWHAHVFRRLEIVWPEQLMPELNVLIREGACPPQLSISITSSVDKRIMWELFHAVGVQKKLEGLTFVSVDLDDSFSELAEGIASLVRYTTTLQRIENRKHINVGEEHQLLVVLDALKKNSSINVLLIDVQWVTPEIAASLSELFEVNNTLIFVELCNTATEISTNEVQTILRGLGTNYTLNELWISDETDRPEELKDVDEILARNVHLKNQAAEFVISGAQSSDKEGADALKKVCTSAALVQRVQQLTGETTEVVLHEIQSILARLSS from the coding sequence ATGACCGGTGCAGGTTCTACTCAGTTCGACACGAACGAAGTCAAAAAGCTCTTCGAGAGGGGTTTAGGACTAGAAGGCATAGGACGAGAGATACATTGGCAGACAAGCACGTTTATGAAACACGGGGCTGACCTCAGTTATACCAGTATTTCGGATACGGACGCTCCAGTGCTTCCGCGAATGTTGAACATAGGGCTCCCCGTTAGAGAGCTTTCTGTACTGTCGATTTCCGTGGCTGCATTCAAAGTTGTTTTTGAGGGGCTTGAGGAATGTCCTTGTTTGAAAAAGCTTTGCGTCTTTGTAGAGTGCGAGAACAATAATATCGGAACAACACTCTCCAAGGCATTTAGAATTAGAAGCCTGCACACGCTGGAGTTGAGATGCCATAACACCGGGACCAGATTCGCGAAAGACGTCGCAGACTGCATCCGACAGAACAAGACGCTGAGGAACTTAATCTTGCGAAACTCCTGTGGCGGTGACGAAGGGGCTGCAGTTATCATCAACGCCCTGGCAGTAAACGACACACTAAAGATGTTCCGCCTACGTGAGATGGAGTTATCCTCAGACACCTTCGTTGTCTTCGCAGAGATGCTTGCAACCAACTTGACGCTGCAGCTTGTGAACCTCAGTTACGTGTGTACCGCGGAGAAGGACAAAGTGTGCTGGCTTTTGGCACAAAAATGGCACGCCCACGTATTCAGAAGGCTTGAGATTGTTTGGCCCGAACAGCTTATGCCGGAGCTAAATGTGCTAATCCGAGAGGGTGCATGCCCTCCACAACTGTCTATCAGCATCACCTCTTCGGTCGACAAAAGGATTATGTGGGAGCTTTTCCACGCCGTGGGCGTGCAGAAGAAGCTCGAAGGGCTTACTTTTGTTTCCGTCGACCTTGATGACTCATTCAGCGAGCTTGCAGAAGGCATCGCTTCCTTAGTGAGGTATACGACAACATTACAGCGAATTGAGAACCGCAAGCATATAAATGTCGGTGAAGAGCATCAGCTTCTCGTCGTCTTGGATGCCTTGAAGAAGAACAGTTCCATCAATGTGCTCCTCATAGACGTCCAGTGGGTTACGCCCGAAATTGCGGCGTCCCTTTCGGAACTCTTTGAAGTGAACAACACGCTGATATTCGTGGAACTATGTAACACTGCCACTGAAATCTCGACCAACGAGGTGCAAACGATCCTACGTGGTTTGGGGACTAACTACACTCTGAATGAGCTCTGGATTTCCGATGAGACTGATAGACCCGAGGAATTGAAAGACGTTGATGAGATACTGGCGAGGAACGTTCACCTCAAGAACCAGGCAGCAGAGTTCGTGATCTCAGGCGCTCAGAGCAGTGACAAGGAAGGCGCGGATGCTCTGAAGAAAGTGTGCACAAGTGCTGCACTCGTTCAGAGGGTGCAGCAGCTCACCGGCGAGACAACAGAGGTGGTGTTACACGAAATACAGTCAATCTTAGCACGCTTAAGTTCATGA